The Myxococcota bacterium region ATCGGAACCCGAACTACCACGAGGCGACGGACACACCCGAAACGCTCGACTACGCGCGCCTGGCCCGCGTGGTCAGCGCGGTGCACTCAGCGGTTCAGGCGCTCGCTGCCGAGTGACGGACTCACCCGTGTACCACCCCGCCCAGAGCATCAGCACGGCCTGGAAGGGGAGGCGCACCCAGTTGAGCGCCCCCGCGCCCTCGGTCGCGCCGAACAGCGGCACGTTGTGCAGCGCCACGTGGATGTTCGCGGGGAAGACGGCGATCAAGAGCGCGATCGTGCCCCACGCCGCCAGCCGCCGCGTCTGCGGCAAGAGCAGACCCAGCCCGCACAGTACCTCGGCCACGCCGGAGAGGAACACGAGCTCCGCGTGCGCCGGGAGATAGTCCGGCATCATGGGCAGATAGGCGTCCGCCCGCAGGAAATGCATGGTCCCACCGAACAGATAGAACGCCGCCTGGAGATACAACAGGACGCGCTTGACGATCGACACACCCAGCCCTCCCTCGTACTGGATTCTACGCCGCAAGCCCGAAGGGCGCGCAGCGAGGCACAGCCGAGCGGAGGCGCGAGCGCGCGGCCGCCCGCGCGCGTACCGCGCTAAGTCAGGACTTCTCGCCGGGCGCGGGTGGCTTGGTCGCGAGCGCGATGCCCTTGGCGCCGGCTTCCTGCGCCAGGTCGAGGATGTTCACGGCCTGGCCGAGCAGCACCTTCTTGTCGCCGCGCAGGATCACGATCTTGTCCTTCGCGGCGTCGAGCGCGGCCTTCAGCCGGGCCGGCAGCTCCTTCTCACTCACGGCCTTGCCGTCGACCTCGATCTCGCCCTCCGAAGTCACCGTGACCGAGACACCGGTCGGTGTCGACGACGCCACGGCGGAGTTCGGCAGGTCGACCTCTTTGCCCTGGTTCGAGATCACGCTGGTCGTGACCATGAAGATGATCAGCAGCACGAGGAAGATGTCGGTCAGCGGCGTGATGTTGATCTCGGCGACGATGCCCTCGCCGCCTTCGTCGTCTCCGCTAGGCAGGGAGCGGGCGGCCATGCCGCACCTCCGAGGGCTTCTCGTCCTCGTACGACGGGGCCGGGCTCGCCGATTCCACGTACA contains the following coding sequences:
- a CDS encoding DoxX family protein, whose amino-acid sequence is MSIVKRVLLYLQAAFYLFGGTMHFLRADAYLPMMPDYLPAHAELVFLSGVAEVLCGLGLLLPQTRRLAAWGTIALLIAVFPANIHVALHNVPLFGATEGAGALNWVRLPFQAVLMLWAGWYTGESVTRQRAPEPLSAPR
- a CDS encoding biopolymer transporter ExbD; the encoded protein is MAARSLPSGDDEGGEGIVAEINITPLTDIFLVLLIIFMVTTSVISNQGKEVDLPNSAVASSTPTGVSVTVTSEGEIEVDGKAVSEKELPARLKAALDAAKDKIVILRGDKKVLLGQAVNILDLAQEAGAKGIALATKPPAPGEKS